Proteins encoded in a region of the Anoxybacillus amylolyticus genome:
- a CDS encoding (Fe-S)-binding protein, protein MNSAGQNQAKTLGNYRWRDLPDPNKWADCVHCGMCLESCPTYEQTGQEQHSPRGRVHLMKAVAEGRLEITDDFIDPIFACLDCRACTTACPADVDVGGLIEEVRWQIRQAIPLTGMKAFISKLFLQGIFPYPSRLQALGKMLQFYQKSGLQKIARQTGLLRLLPEHLAEMEAVLPAVGEPVRKKYKHTLVKAKGETKHTVALLTGCIMDVVFSDIHEATIRVLTYNGNDVVIPSTQTCCGALHVHAGDKETGKMLAKQNIEAFQDVDRVVVNAAGCGCMLKEYPELFRDDPIWHEKSTQFSKKVEDISKYLYETGYEHPQAELAMRITYHDACHLAHGQGIRQEPRAILASIPGVELVEMANADRCCGSAGIYNITYPEMAQAVLQSKMENIPNEVEIISMGNPGCMLQMAMGVLKHGRNEKIMHPVQLLDWAYQKENGKEWRT, encoded by the coding sequence ATGAACAGTGCTGGCCAAAATCAAGCAAAAACGCTCGGCAATTATCGTTGGCGTGATTTACCCGATCCGAATAAATGGGCGGATTGCGTGCATTGCGGAATGTGCTTGGAATCGTGTCCGACGTATGAACAAACAGGGCAAGAACAACATTCGCCCCGTGGACGGGTGCATTTGATGAAAGCAGTAGCGGAAGGGCGATTAGAGATTACTGACGATTTTATTGATCCGATTTTTGCTTGCCTTGACTGCCGAGCGTGCACGACCGCCTGCCCTGCCGACGTGGATGTCGGTGGGTTAATCGAAGAAGTGCGCTGGCAAATTCGTCAAGCCATTCCATTAACGGGAATGAAAGCGTTCATTAGCAAACTTTTCTTGCAAGGGATTTTCCCGTATCCGTCACGTTTGCAGGCGCTAGGAAAGATGCTCCAATTCTATCAAAAAAGCGGACTGCAAAAAATCGCACGCCAAACAGGCTTACTTCGCTTGCTTCCAGAACATTTGGCGGAAATGGAAGCGGTATTGCCAGCAGTCGGTGAACCCGTTCGTAAAAAATATAAGCATACGCTCGTTAAAGCAAAAGGAGAAACGAAACATACGGTTGCTCTACTTACTGGCTGCATCATGGACGTGGTGTTTAGCGATATTCATGAAGCAACGATTCGTGTGCTAACTTATAACGGGAACGACGTCGTCATCCCCTCGACGCAAACGTGCTGCGGGGCGTTGCATGTACATGCGGGGGATAAAGAAACAGGAAAAATGCTTGCGAAACAAAACATCGAAGCGTTCCAAGACGTGGACCGTGTAGTGGTCAACGCGGCAGGTTGTGGCTGTATGTTAAAAGAATACCCTGAGTTGTTCCGTGACGACCCTATCTGGCACGAAAAATCAACACAATTTTCTAAGAAAGTAGAAGACATCTCCAAATATCTTTACGAGACAGGATACGAACATCCGCAAGCGGAATTAGCGATGCGCATTACGTACCACGACGCTTGTCACTTAGCCCATGGCCAAGGCATTCGCCAAGAGCCGCGCGCGATTTTAGCGAGCATCCCTGGCGTAGAATTAGTGGAAATGGCAAACGCCGACCGGTGCTGTGGCAGTGCTGGCATTTACAACATTACCTATCCAGAAATGGCGCAAGCGGTATTACAAAGCAAAATGGAAAACATCCCGAACGAAGTAGAAATCATTTCAATGGGAAACCCGGGCTGTATGTTGCAAATGGCGATGGGGGTATTAAAACATGGACGAAACGAAAAAATCATGCATCCCGTCCAATTACTAGACTGGGCGTATCAAAAAGAAAACGGAAAGGAATGGCGGACATGA
- a CDS encoding FAD-binding oxidoreductase has product MYTARLVDELNTLFPEIHKEEQGAHPLGNGGDVALFPQTEDEIRKIVNYAREKKKKLAIIGGGTKRGFGGLVERMDLLLSLANYRGIVEHAVADMVITVKAGTKFQELQDYLAEYRQKIALDPFLPQSATIGGVIAANDSGPKRLGYGAARDSVIGLRLIYPDGTVIRTGGKVVKNVAGYDMNKLFIGSMGTLGILSEITLKLRPLPKYESLVLLAFPTGDTDAIRSFAIQLLDAMMEPVCIELLNPSLAERLTGKRAYTLAIGFEDVKSAVHYQEAFVQRTQPPHTTITILPPQEAQKFWQTFYQIMPNGTTLPTNDTIEAAMKIGVINLDVISVLRESELLQALHVDICAHGGVGHGLCRVYLKGAAESVVTAMEKLRTIARRHKGYAIVTHLPLSLRQTIDVWGGKPSYFFLLEGIKTKIDPQRMFNDQRFVGGI; this is encoded by the coding sequence TTGTATACAGCGCGGTTAGTCGACGAGTTGAACACGCTATTTCCAGAAATACATAAAGAGGAACAAGGCGCGCATCCGCTTGGAAATGGCGGCGATGTAGCATTGTTTCCGCAAACCGAAGATGAAATTAGAAAAATTGTAAACTATGCACGCGAAAAGAAGAAAAAGCTCGCTATTATTGGCGGCGGAACGAAACGAGGGTTTGGTGGTTTAGTCGAGCGTATGGACCTGTTGTTGTCGCTTGCCAATTATCGAGGCATCGTCGAACATGCTGTTGCGGATATGGTAATCACCGTAAAAGCGGGGACGAAATTTCAAGAGTTACAAGACTACTTGGCAGAATACCGGCAAAAAATAGCGTTAGACCCTTTTTTGCCTCAATCCGCTACTATTGGCGGGGTCATTGCGGCAAACGATAGTGGGCCAAAGCGGCTTGGGTACGGCGCGGCAAGGGATAGCGTCATTGGCTTGCGCCTCATTTATCCAGACGGAACGGTCATTCGCACCGGTGGCAAAGTCGTCAAAAACGTTGCTGGTTACGATATGAACAAGCTGTTTATCGGTTCGATGGGGACGCTTGGCATTTTGTCTGAAATAACGCTCAAACTTCGTCCTCTTCCAAAATATGAAAGTCTTGTCTTACTTGCTTTCCCAACAGGAGATACCGACGCTATCCGTTCGTTTGCTATTCAACTTCTTGACGCAATGATGGAGCCTGTTTGCATAGAGCTGCTCAATCCGTCATTGGCAGAACGGCTTACTGGAAAACGTGCGTATACGTTAGCGATCGGCTTTGAAGATGTCAAAAGTGCTGTCCATTACCAAGAAGCGTTTGTTCAGCGCACGCAGCCGCCACATACAACCATTACAATTCTCCCACCGCAAGAGGCGCAAAAATTTTGGCAAACGTTTTATCAAATCATGCCAAACGGCACTACTTTGCCAACGAACGACACGATCGAAGCAGCGATGAAAATCGGGGTCATCAACTTAGACGTCATTTCTGTGCTTCGGGAAAGCGAATTATTGCAAGCACTTCATGTCGACATCTGCGCACACGGAGGGGTAGGGCACGGGTTATGCCGAGTATATCTAAAAGGTGCGGCAGAGTCTGTCGTGACGGCAATGGAGAAATTGCGAACAATCGCTAGACGGCATAAAGGATATGCCATCGTTACCCATTTGCCACTTTCTTTACGCCAAACGATTGACGTCTGGGGCGGAAAGCCGTCCTACTTCTTTTTACTCGAAGGAATTAAAACAAAGATCGATCCACAACGCATGTTTAACGACCAACGATTTGTAGGAGGGATCTAG
- a CDS encoding MFS transporter, with product MQANVDQALCIRTTVYPILIAISVGHLLNDAMQAVVPALFPVLESTMKLSYTQIGWIAFVLNMTSSVLQPVVGLFSDRHPSPHFLPLGMAASLLGMIGLAFAPHFFFVLFAVLFIGLGSAVFHPEGSRVVYFAAGEKRGLAQSIYQVGGNTGNALAPLFTALIFVPFGQKGAGWFALVALVGMLVLFWVSKWYAGKLEAARTRKQKGVATMDKAGRRRVIFALVLLVFLVFARSWYYAGISNYYQFYLIKYYGISIREAQLYLFVFMIAGAIGTFFGGPLADRFGRRNLMIASTLGTAPFALMLPYLPLALVLPVVFIAGFVLSSSFATFVVYAQELLPGNVGMASGLIVGLAFGMGALGAVVLGKIADVYTLKTLMTMCSFLPLLGILTFLLPKEGQVN from the coding sequence ATGCAAGCAAATGTAGATCAGGCTTTATGCATTCGCACGACGGTGTATCCGATTTTAATTGCGATTAGCGTCGGCCATTTGTTAAATGATGCGATGCAAGCCGTCGTCCCCGCGCTTTTTCCAGTTTTAGAATCAACGATGAAATTGTCGTATACGCAAATTGGTTGGATTGCCTTTGTGCTTAATATGACATCATCGGTACTTCAGCCGGTCGTCGGTTTGTTTTCTGACCGCCACCCTTCGCCGCATTTTTTGCCGCTTGGCATGGCCGCTAGTTTACTAGGGATGATTGGATTGGCGTTTGCGCCGCACTTTTTCTTTGTTTTATTCGCCGTTCTTTTTATCGGCTTAGGTTCTGCGGTGTTTCATCCGGAAGGGTCGCGCGTTGTTTATTTTGCCGCAGGGGAAAAGCGGGGGCTTGCACAGTCGATTTATCAAGTCGGCGGTAATACAGGAAACGCGCTAGCACCGCTGTTTACGGCGCTTATTTTTGTTCCATTCGGACAAAAAGGAGCAGGTTGGTTCGCGCTTGTCGCGCTCGTTGGCATGCTTGTGCTATTTTGGGTGTCGAAATGGTATGCAGGAAAATTGGAAGCTGCTCGCACGCGCAAGCAAAAAGGCGTCGCAACAATGGATAAAGCAGGACGCCGACGAGTCATTTTTGCGTTAGTGCTCTTAGTCTTTTTAGTCTTTGCCCGTTCATGGTATTACGCTGGAATTTCTAATTATTATCAGTTTTACTTAATCAAATATTACGGCATTTCGATTCGAGAAGCGCAATTATATTTATTTGTGTTTATGATTGCGGGCGCGATAGGCACGTTTTTCGGCGGCCCGTTGGCAGACCGCTTTGGCAGACGAAATTTAATGATTGCATCGACGCTTGGCACAGCACCGTTTGCGCTTATGCTCCCATATCTCCCACTTGCGCTTGTTTTGCCGGTTGTTTTTATCGCCGGGTTTGTTTTATCTTCGAGCTTTGCAACGTTTGTCGTGTATGCGCAAGAACTGCTCCCCGGTAATGTCGGCATGGCGTCTGGCTTAATTGTAGGTCTTGCGTTTGGCATGGGGGCGCTTGGAGCGGTAGTGCTTGGAAAAATCGCCGACGTCTACACATTAAAAACACTTATGACAATGTGCAGTTTTCTCCCACTTCTTGGCATTTTAACATTTTTGTTGCCGAAAGAAGGGCAGGTGAACTAA